A region of the Pygocentrus nattereri isolate fPygNat1 chromosome 27, fPygNat1.pri, whole genome shotgun sequence genome:
AAAATTTGTACCTTTCATTGACTTAATGATCAAGCCTAGCAGTTAATGTATCAGCTGTGTGACACAATCAAGTCCAATACAGTATATAAACAGTATATAAACCAGCAGCATTAGATTACATGTGTAAGGCATTTTGGTGGATGAAAAAGAGTTGATAACACAGTGAGGCTCTTTACGTCATACAGAAAATGACTGATCATTTCTTGGTGCAGTCAATATTGGCAAAAAGAGAAGACGGATGAAGAAGTGCAAGGAAATTACAGCTTGACCAAAATGTCATCCCATCCTGCCAAGAGTGCAAAGAGATTACCCTCACAATTCACCTCTTCCAGTTGCAAGTGTAGAGTGTAATCTAAGCTCACTCGGTTAAATAATGAAGTTTCCTGGTTCATCTACTGGCAATTCACTCACcccttgtttgtttgtgtttgactTCAGCCACCATTATCTGTAACTTAAACAAATGTTAACTATTCAGCAGTTTCCTTCATGTTACATGCCACTGAATCCAAAACGAAGCATGGATATAATTTCAGCATGGAAATTCTATTATGAAACATAACatagtttatctgtttatgtGAACATATTATAGACATGCAGTTAGTAACCAACTTTGATGGAATTTGTTTCTCACTCAGGATGTTTATATACATAGTCCTTGACCAAATAAACATAAGAATTATCTAATACATAACAtaacaaatatgcaaatgtcCCAATCTCACAAGGAACAgctacagaaaatgtaaaaaacgaGGCAGCAAATGAGTCTGCCCCAGAAGCGGCCGATGAGAAATCGGAGGAGCCGCAGAgctctgaagctgctgcagctgaaAAGCAGCCTGAGTCTGATGCTCCTCCAGCCGACTCCACCACACCAGAGGCTGCGCCAGAGCCGGCACCTGTGACTCAAGATGAAGGTACATAATATAACTTGTACTCGTCTCCTGCTTCTGGCCAGGCAAATAGGCTGGTCAGTTCAAACAAGCTTATCTTCACATGCAAAACAAGCAACATGCTCCCTTTTAGTGGTCATGCAAAAGAAATATCCCTACTCTCTTGAGAAACTGTTTCTACTTATTTCAAACACGTCACTTATGAACTGGATTGAACACTAAAACAGATCACGTGTTACTGCCTCACAAAATACTTTGCGTGaaagcatattttaaaatttcataCTTCAAGAAGTGCGTCATCACTGTTGTAGCAAAACCTCACGTTTTAGAAATGGTGAATTTAATAGGAGATAGAAAAGTTCTTAATTTTATTGTATGTGAATTTAATGagactttattccaagtaatcAACCCCTCATTCTAATTCTGTTGGTCCACTTGCCATGGATTATTCGCATAATGTACAGGGCAGTTGCCGTTTTTGAAAACGGAATTGAAATGGCTGTGACGATATTTTCATAAACTGGTAAATCAATGAACAGTGATACAAATGGCCCCTTTATTCAGTGTTAGATGATTGACAAAGTCCATATCTACCCTGGTTAagtttcccttttctttctacAGGCCTCCCCACAGGCTCTGTTTCCGAGGGTTTCTATTACACAAGAATTTTCTGTCACCTAATGAACTAACTGAACACACATGGCCAGACAGAACTCAAATGAAACACATCAGatgatatgtatatgtgtgtgtgtatatatatatatatatatatatatatatatatatatatatatatatatatatatatatatatatatatagacatttgAATGAAAGCCCAAAATGTGATATTACACTATTTACTTACCTATGTATACCTATGCCTTATTGATCAAATAACCCTTAATATTGGAGTGTTACTGCTATACCATCCTGGATTGTGTTTATCTGCAAGGTTCCTGTCTAAGTCAATGACCTAATTGCAGGTTTATATAACCCTGGGTATGAAACCATGTCTCACTGTCATGATGGAGATAAATACAAATGAGTTGACTAATGCAAATGTCTGTGTGAACATATGAACGAGACACTCTGACTGTATTACATGCAAAATGGCAAACCACAAAGTAGAACTCAATCAGATATATGTCCAGAGTATCCAAGAGTAACACCCAATAgtccaacatttcttctaaaATACATAATAGGGAATTTGTTCCCCCTTTAACTGCactaacagcctctgctctccTGGGCAGGATTTCCACTAAATGTTGGCTCATTGCTGCTGGGATTTGATTCCATTAAGCCACgagagcattagtgaagtcagcATTGATGTTGACCAATTAGATTTGAATCACAAATGGCACTCTAACTaaacccaaaggtgttcaatggagCTTCATCAGTCCTGTTCATCCAAAACGTATTGTCTTGTGCTTTATCACTCTAGAGAGCCCAGTtcgctgctccacagcccagtgctgtgACATTTTTTGGCACTCTGGTCAATGCTTTTGAGAGTGCATCTGCTTTTCTGGAGATTATACTGGTGTACAAGCACAACTGAACACCTT
Encoded here:
- the si:dkey-284p5.3 gene encoding major latex allergen Hev b 5 isoform X1 encodes the protein MGCTASTHTTAQDTTRPNSKPEECNGASTTGTATENVKNEAANESAPEAADEKSEEPQSSEAAAAEKQPESDAPPADSTTPEAAPEPAPVTQDEASTSASAENQAESTPAPSEGS
- the si:dkey-284p5.3 gene encoding major latex allergen Hev b 5 isoform X2; amino-acid sequence: MGCTASTHTTAQDTTRPNSKPEECNGASTTATENVKNEAANESAPEAADEKSEEPQSSEAAAAEKQPESDAPPADSTTPEAAPEPAPVTQDEASTSASAENQAESTPAPSEGS
- the si:dkey-284p5.3 gene encoding major latex allergen Hev b 5 isoform X3, coding for MLFHWKITFWFLLGKPHYSCTLTTPHATENVKNEAANESAPEAADEKSEEPQSSEAAAAEKQPESDAPPADSTTPEAAPEPAPVTQDEASTSASAENQAESTPAPSEGS